The following coding sequences are from one Leptospira mayottensis 200901116 window:
- a CDS encoding tyrosine-type recombinase/integrase, which produces MYWSEKLEYLKNSPPETILNYGYEYIEWKRTAQGNAIATLGNVYLTITKFSNWCELREVRNVKEVTLSLLERYRTYITTMRKANGKELSNNQKYKYLNIVKDYFAWLTKKRVLLLNPALDLEIPKFVKQIIPHNVLSVDEAERILSMPDVTTVYGFRDRVMLEVIYSTGIRRMELGNLYVSDIDFVTKTLLVREGKGKKDRLIPISERALHWIGDYLERVRPLLVRKEKELHLFLGRRGCKVSVNSITKNFTRFRDTAGVKKRQAVHIFRHTTATGMLDNGADIRHVQEMLGHANLSTTQIYTHVAIRKLKEVYNKTHPSLHTPDSSSLVGGASPKKETGSKDKDSNQEESDTS; this is translated from the coding sequence ATGTATTGGAGCGAGAAGTTAGAATATTTAAAGAACTCACCACCCGAAACGATATTAAACTACGGATATGAATATATCGAGTGGAAACGAACGGCGCAAGGAAATGCGATCGCGACTTTGGGAAATGTATATTTGACTATTACAAAGTTTTCAAATTGGTGCGAATTGCGAGAAGTTCGTAATGTGAAAGAAGTAACGTTATCTCTATTAGAAAGATATCGAACGTATATAACGACAATGCGTAAAGCGAATGGCAAGGAACTATCGAACAATCAGAAATACAAATACCTAAATATTGTGAAGGATTATTTCGCGTGGCTTACGAAAAAGCGTGTGTTGCTTTTGAATCCTGCGTTGGACTTAGAGATTCCTAAGTTTGTGAAACAAATCATCCCTCACAATGTATTAAGTGTGGACGAAGCAGAAAGGATCTTGTCGATGCCGGACGTGACGACGGTGTATGGATTTCGTGACAGGGTGATGCTTGAGGTAATCTATTCGACGGGGATACGGAGGATGGAACTCGGGAATTTGTATGTAAGCGATATTGACTTTGTAACAAAGACATTACTGGTTCGAGAAGGTAAAGGTAAAAAAGACAGATTGATTCCGATCAGTGAGAGGGCTCTTCATTGGATTGGGGATTATTTGGAAAGGGTGCGACCGTTACTGGTAAGGAAAGAAAAAGAGTTACATCTATTTTTAGGTAGAAGGGGCTGTAAAGTAAGCGTCAACAGCATTACAAAGAATTTTACAAGATTTAGAGACACAGCGGGAGTTAAAAAACGACAAGCGGTGCATATATTCCGGCATACGACAGCGACGGGGATGCTCGACAACGGAGCGGACATACGACACGTACAAGAAATGCTTGGACACGCGAATTTGAGCACGACCCAAATCTACACACACGTAGCGATTCGAAAGCTCAAGGAAGTGTATAACAAGACACATCCATCACTCCATACACCGGATTCAAGTTCTCTCGTGGGAGGAGCTTCCCCTAAAAAAGAGACCGGATCGAAAGACAAAGATTCAAACCAAGAAGAGTCCGACACGAGTTAG
- a CDS encoding helix-turn-helix domain-containing protein, whose translation MSKGRKKEPENGFGERFRQLRLQKNLSQGEIGELVGLHYTNIGRYERGLSMPSAEAVNKLAEVLGVSSDYLLNGSKEEFAKAKFSDKDLLQMFQAVEQFPEEEKTLIKKIIDAFLTKKKLQELVGK comes from the coding sequence ATGAGCAAAGGAAGAAAAAAAGAGCCTGAAAACGGGTTCGGTGAACGATTTCGACAGTTAAGGCTTCAAAAAAATCTTTCTCAGGGGGAAATTGGGGAGCTTGTCGGACTTCATTACACTAATATCGGTAGGTATGAACGCGGTCTCTCTATGCCTTCCGCCGAAGCCGTAAACAAACTAGCTGAAGTCCTCGGAGTATCTAGCGATTATCTGTTAAACGGATCTAAAGAAGAATTTGCCAAAGCAAAATTCTCTGATAAAGATTTATTACAGATGTTCCAGGCTGTTGAACAATTTCCTGAAGAGGAAAAAACTTTAATCAAAAAAATTATCGATGCTTTCCTTACTAAAAAGAAACTGCAAGAGTTAGTCGGGAAATAA